A single genomic interval of Eurosta solidaginis isolate ZX-2024a chromosome 3, ASM4086904v1, whole genome shotgun sequence harbors:
- the egr gene encoding protein eiger isoform X1 — MTTETLKPFLSDPRCVVVSSMRSTPSSKRRSNLPTVILSALAVILTLVLLGFTIWQFRRISHLETDVKQLEKIIFSMQKRLGITNVDDVGEGGKEYSHAFIEEPTISVNDKDGDDFIDNDDDDDNYDDKYSEFDYEEFRKKFNAMNYDGDDMDDEEEDENEQDIVRANGGEDDGDADENSKEEDMDVSDDGDLYNDFSKFNATLKKKTNTRKSRSIAPDDAVEVLEKTTQAKVDIKVGSNENQSNANNQQRRLLMLRLPTQREQISEGEIEQKNSAKDQTERKRSHRRYMNSRRYKNLIVKNGESLSISAKSARQTQVTTNTPAAHFHLNRKIPDRYASIKVDSYSGDMYIGHPSWTNEIDVSNYFKVENGVLTVYESGIYYVYAQVCYNNTHDQNGFMIFHGHRAFLQCLNTVPTNMPHKIHTCHTSGLIYLKENETIHLRDFHSDRNAILKDANNRSYFGLIKI, encoded by the exons ATGACTACAGAAACGCTCAAGCCTTTTCTATCGGACCCTCGTTGTGTTGTTGTGTCATCAATGCGTTCGACGCCAAGTTCCAAACGCAGGTCCAACCTTCCCACAGTTATTTTAAGTGCATTGGCTGTGATCTTGACTTTGGTTTTGTTAGGTTTTACG ATTTGGCAATTTCGGCGTATCTCGCATTTAGAAACTGACGTTAAGCAGctggaaaaaattatatttagtatGCAGAAACGTTTAGGAATAACAAATGTGGACGACGTGGGCGAAGGTGGAAAAGAG TATAGTCATGCTTTCATTGAGGAGCCAACCATATCGGTCAATGATAAGGATGGAGATGACTTCATAgacaatgatgatgatgatgataattaCGATGATAAATATAGTGAATTCGATTATGAAGAATTTAGAAAGAAATTTAATGCTATGAATTATGACGGGGATGATATGGACGATGAAGAAGAAGATGAAAATGAGCAAGATATTGTTAGAGCCAATGGAGGCGAAGATGATGGAGATGCCGATGAAAATAGCAAAGAAGAAGATATGGATGTATCAGATGATGGAGATTTGTATAATGACTTTTCTAAATTCAATGCTACACTAAAGAAGAAGACaaa TACGCGAAAATCTCGTTCCATTGCACCAGATGACGCTGTTGAGGTTTTGGAAAAAACTACGCAAGCTAAAGTTGATATAAAAGTCGGCAGCAATGAAAATCAATCCAATGCCAATAATCAACAAAGAAGGCTGTTAATGCTTAG aCTTCCTACTCAACGCGAACAAATATCTGAGGGGgaaattgaacaaaaaaattcTGCGAAAGACCAAACCGAAAGAAAACGTTCACACAGACGCTACATGAATAGCCGCAGATATAAAAATTTGATAGTCAAAAACG GTGAATCTCTTTCCATTTCAGCTAAGTCAGCGCGTCAAACTCAGGTAACAACAAATACGCCAGCAGCACACTTTCACCTTAATCGTAAAATACCCGATCGTTACGCCAGCATTAAAGTTGATT cGTATTCCGGCGATATGTACATCGGTCATCCCAGTTGGACAAATGAAATTGACGTTAGTAATTACTTTAAAGTGGAAAATGGCGTATTAACGGTATATGAATCGGGTATTTATTACGTATACGCCCAGGTGTGCTATAATAACACTCATGACCAGAATGGTTTTATGATATTCCATGGTCACCGAGCATTCCTACAATGTTTGAATACAGTGCCTACAAATATGCCGCACAAAATCCACACATGCCACACCAGCGGCCTGATATATCTCAAGGAGAATGAGACGATCCATTTACGCGATTTTCATAGCGATCGTAATGCCATTCTAAAAGATGCCAACAATCGCAGCTACTTTGGATTGATAAAGATATAG
- the egr gene encoding protein eiger isoform X2 — translation MTTETLKPFLSDPRCVVVSSMRSTPSSKRRSNLPTVILSALAVILTLVLLGFTIWQFRRISHLETDVKQLEKIIFSMQKRLGITNVDDVGEGGKEYSHAFIEEPTISVNDKDGDDFIDNDDDDDNYDDKYSEFDYEEFRKKFNAMNYDGDDMDDEEEDENEQDIVRANGGEDDGDADENSKEEDMDVSDDGDLYNDFSKFNATLKKKTNTRKSRSIAPDDAVEVLEKTTQAKVDIKVGSNENQSNANNQQRRLLMLRLPTQREQISEGEIEQKNSAKDQTERKRSHRRYMNSRRYKNLIVKNAKSARQTQVTTNTPAAHFHLNRKIPDRYASIKVDSYSGDMYIGHPSWTNEIDVSNYFKVENGVLTVYESGIYYVYAQVCYNNTHDQNGFMIFHGHRAFLQCLNTVPTNMPHKIHTCHTSGLIYLKENETIHLRDFHSDRNAILKDANNRSYFGLIKI, via the exons ATGACTACAGAAACGCTCAAGCCTTTTCTATCGGACCCTCGTTGTGTTGTTGTGTCATCAATGCGTTCGACGCCAAGTTCCAAACGCAGGTCCAACCTTCCCACAGTTATTTTAAGTGCATTGGCTGTGATCTTGACTTTGGTTTTGTTAGGTTTTACG ATTTGGCAATTTCGGCGTATCTCGCATTTAGAAACTGACGTTAAGCAGctggaaaaaattatatttagtatGCAGAAACGTTTAGGAATAACAAATGTGGACGACGTGGGCGAAGGTGGAAAAGAG TATAGTCATGCTTTCATTGAGGAGCCAACCATATCGGTCAATGATAAGGATGGAGATGACTTCATAgacaatgatgatgatgatgataattaCGATGATAAATATAGTGAATTCGATTATGAAGAATTTAGAAAGAAATTTAATGCTATGAATTATGACGGGGATGATATGGACGATGAAGAAGAAGATGAAAATGAGCAAGATATTGTTAGAGCCAATGGAGGCGAAGATGATGGAGATGCCGATGAAAATAGCAAAGAAGAAGATATGGATGTATCAGATGATGGAGATTTGTATAATGACTTTTCTAAATTCAATGCTACACTAAAGAAGAAGACaaa TACGCGAAAATCTCGTTCCATTGCACCAGATGACGCTGTTGAGGTTTTGGAAAAAACTACGCAAGCTAAAGTTGATATAAAAGTCGGCAGCAATGAAAATCAATCCAATGCCAATAATCAACAAAGAAGGCTGTTAATGCTTAG aCTTCCTACTCAACGCGAACAAATATCTGAGGGGgaaattgaacaaaaaaattcTGCGAAAGACCAAACCGAAAGAAAACGTTCACACAGACGCTACATGAATAGCCGCAGATATAAAAATTTGATAGTCAAAAACG CTAAGTCAGCGCGTCAAACTCAGGTAACAACAAATACGCCAGCAGCACACTTTCACCTTAATCGTAAAATACCCGATCGTTACGCCAGCATTAAAGTTGATT cGTATTCCGGCGATATGTACATCGGTCATCCCAGTTGGACAAATGAAATTGACGTTAGTAATTACTTTAAAGTGGAAAATGGCGTATTAACGGTATATGAATCGGGTATTTATTACGTATACGCCCAGGTGTGCTATAATAACACTCATGACCAGAATGGTTTTATGATATTCCATGGTCACCGAGCATTCCTACAATGTTTGAATACAGTGCCTACAAATATGCCGCACAAAATCCACACATGCCACACCAGCGGCCTGATATATCTCAAGGAGAATGAGACGATCCATTTACGCGATTTTCATAGCGATCGTAATGCCATTCTAAAAGATGCCAACAATCGCAGCTACTTTGGATTGATAAAGATATAG